ACGGTCATGTGGGGGTCTTCCTCCGCTCCCTCCTCGATGATTCCACAGTGCCCGTGACTGGTGTACTCACAGAAACAGAGATCGGCGATGACGTAGGCGTCGGTCTCCTCGGAGATCTTTCGGAGGGCACGCTGGACGACGCCCTCGTCGGCCCACGCCCGAGTCCCTCGATCGTCCTTTTCCTCCGGGATTCCAAAGAGCATCACGGCCTCGACGCCGGTCTCCCGGACCTCCCGGACCCGCTCCGTGATCCCCTCGACGGGCACGCGCTCGTGGCCGGGCATCGACTCGATGGGGACGCGCTCGTCGGTCGTGGCGTCGACGAAGACCGGCGCGATCAGATCGCTGGGAGAGAGCGACGTCTCGCTGACCAGCGGGCGCACGCCGTCGCTTCGCAGGCGGCGCGGACGCTTCGTGATGTCCATGTCCGATCTGGGTGCGTCGCGGCCAAAGGCGTGTCGGGAGGTCTTTGATCATGCCCGATGATCCCCCTATATGCGAATCAGCGTCATCGGCGGCGGGACGATCGGCGACGAGGACACTACGGTCGCCCGTCGGGTGGGCGAACTGCTCGGCGAGCGCGGGCACACGCTGGTCTGTGGCGGTCGAACCGGCGTCATGGAGGCGGCCTGCCGCGGCGCGAAAGAAGAGGGGGGAGACACCATCGGCATCCTGCCCAGCACCGACCCGAACGAGGCCAACGACTACGTCGACGTACCGATCGTCACCGGGATCGGCAACGCCCGAAACGTCCTCGTGGCGCTGAACGGCGAGGGTGTAATAGCCATCGACGGCTCCTATGGGACGCTCTCGGAGATCGCTCATGCCCTCGATTTCGGCCGGTCCGTCGCCGGACTCGGAACCCACGACGTCGCGGGCGTTCAGGCCGTCGCCTCGCCCGAGGCTGCCGTGAAGTACGTCGAGGACGCTTAGTCCGCCGCGACCTCCCGCTTCGACTCGACGGCCTCGATCAGCAGTTCGGCCACGTCGACGACCTCGAGTTCCTCCTCGAACCCGCCGGTCTTCCGCCCGTCCTCGAACATCGTGGTGCACATCGGGCAGGCGACGACGAACTTCTCGACTGCTCCTCCGGCTTCGGTGTCCTCCAAGGCCTCCCGGAGGCGTTCCTCGCTGGGTTTGGGGTCCTCGTCGAACTCCATCCAGAGGCCGCCCCCGCCGCCGCCACAACAGAACGAATCCGCCCGGTTGCGCGGCATCTCGTGGAGGTCACACCCAGTCGCCTGCACGAGTTCGCGTGGAGCCTCGTACTCGTCGTTATATCTCCCGAGGTGGCAGGGGTCGTGGTACGTGACCGTGTAGTTGAGTTCCGTCCCCGAGAGTCCGAGCCGTCCTTCGCGGACGAGGTCTTCCACCGCTTGGGTCCAGTGCAGCACCTCGATCTCCCCCTCGGCGTTCCACCGCTCCTCGTACTCGAAGGGCATCATCGGGTCGTCGGCGAATTCTTCGAAATCGATCTCGGGGTACTCGTTCTTCATCGTGTTGTACGAGTGTGGATCCGTACAGACGATCTTCTCGAACGCACACTCTTCGAACGTCTCGACGTGGTGGCCGGCGAGTTCGAGATAGAGGAACTCCTCGCCGACCCGGCGCACGTCGTTACCGTCATATTTCTCGTCGTCGAAGAGGATGCCAAAGGAGACGTCGGCCTGCTCGAACAGTTTTGCGAGCGAACGTGCGACCCGCTTGTTTCGGTCGTCGAAGCTCGGGTAGTCCCCGACGTACCAGAGGTATTCGACGTCCTCCTCGCGGGCGTCCGCGATGTCGAACTCCAACTCCTCGGTCCACTTTGCCCGTTTGCGCTGGGGTTCCCCGAACGTGTTGCCCTTCTGCATTACGTCCTGGAAGACGCTCTGTACGTTGGAATCGACGTCGCCCTGGTCGGTGAGCTGGCGGTTCATTCTGGTGAACGAACTGAGGTGCTCGATCTCGACGGGACAGGCGTCCATGCAGGCCATGCAGGCCATACAGGACTCCATCGTCTCGGCGTCGATCACCGAGGCTCCGCCGTCCGCGATGATGGGTCTGTCCTCGCTTCCGGCGTCGAGACTCTCCCGATAGCCCTTGAGATCCAAAATCACGTCGCGCGGGTCGAGCGGCCGTCCGGATGCCTTCGCGGGACAGACCGACGAACAGCGCCCGCACTTGGTGCAGGCGTCCTGGTCGAGCAGTTCCTTCCAGGTAAAATCGTCGATGGATTCCGCGTTGGTGGCGTCGAGGTCCGCCGGAACGTTCGGCAGGACCCTCCCCGCCTTTTCGTCGCGGGCCACGACGTTCGCAAAGGACGAAAGCATGTGGAAGGGCTTGGCGTACGGAACCCACGCGACGAAGGCCAGCGCGAGGAGCGAGTGGTGCCACCAGACCCACGGATAGACGGCGGCCGCGCCCGCGGGGGTGAGCCCGCCCGCTTCGAGCAAACCGGCAGTGAAGACGCCGACGAAGCTCACGGTCTCCTCGGCACGGATCTCCTGGCCGACCATCCCGATACCCTGAACGAGAAAGCCGCCGACGCCGAGGAGAAAGAGCGTCCAGACGAACGCGTCGTCCTCCAGACTGGTGTGTTTCCCCCACAGGCGCTCGTTGCGGACGACATATCGCCGGTACATCGCCATGCCGAGGCCGACGACGAACAGCAGCCCGAAGGCGTCGAGGACGAGCGCGTAGGCCAGATAGAACTCCCCGACCCAGAACGACTCGCCGGTGAGGGGTCGGTAGAAGTCCATGTCGATGAAGAGAATGGTCGTCCCGATCAGGAGAACGAGAAAGCCCCACATGACGAAGGTGTGCATCAGCCCGCCGTAGAGGTCGCGGTCGAACTGCTTCTCGTTCGAGCCGACGATCCGCGCGGCGGTCACGACCCGCGATCCGAGATTGTCGAGGCGGTCGCGGGGGTCGGCGTCGCCACCGGTGTAGCGGGCGAAGCGCGCGTAGACGCCGTAGCCGAAGACCAGAAGTGCCACCGCGGAGAGGAAGTAGAACATCCCCTTTCCGAGAGGGCCGATCTGCCAGAACGTCTCGCGGGTGATCTCCCCGCCGGTCTGGAGGACCTGCATGATCGTTCACCGGCGTAGTGGGCGCATAAACCTTGCCACTGAACGGATGAGCCGCGACGGGCGTCGGCATCAGCAGCCGAGAGCCACCGTGTCGGTTTCCTTCTCCAGTGTGTGCTGGAGCGTCGCCCGAACGGCTATGGACCGCGCCGGCAAAGGCGGATCCATGCATCGACTGGTTCGGCTCATCGGTCTCCTCGCCGCGCTTGCGCTGGCGCTCGTCGTCGCCGTCCGACCGGCCAACGAGCGCCGGCTCGAACCCCCGTTCTGAGCGCGGGGTTGCTCCTGCAGTCCATGCCCTTTTTCGTCTCTGTCACGACTGCTACCGCATGACGATGGAGAGGGGAACGAGTGACGAGACGAGGGTTGTCAGGGTTTGTAGCGCCGACGGTGCCCGCCACGCGGACGTCCTCGAATCCGCGCGCGAGGTCGCATCGTCGGTTCCGGTCGTCGAGGTAGGGTCGCTCGGCCATACGGCGCTCGCGCCCGTGGTGCTTGCGACCGACGGGGGCCGAACCGGCTTCTACGTCGATTGCTCGCCGACCGAGGTGCGCGGTTTGGTCGAACGCATGGAGGACGGCGAGTTCCCGACCGAGGACGCCCGCCACGTCGTCGAGCACGACCCCGACATCCGACGACTGCCGACCCCGGAGACGGGACCGCTCGCGGTCGGCCGGCGCGAGGCGCTCGGACCCTGTGGGTGGCTCGCCCCCGCGTTCCCCGAGGACTACGGCCGGCTGATCGCCGAGGACGCCCGCGAGGACCCCGACGGACTGTGTGAGGACGTCGCAGCGCTCGGCCTGCTCGGTCGTGGCCGGGGCGACGGATGCCACGACGAGCCGATCGCCCCCGCCTGGGACGCAGTCCGGGAGGCCGACGGCGAGCCGGTGGTCGTCGTCAACGGCAACGAGGCCGATCCCGCCGCCGCCGACCGGCTCCTGCTCGAGGGCGCGTCGGTCGCCGTCCTCGACGGGGCGCTCGCGGTCGCGGCCGCGGTCGGCGCCGAGGACGTCGTCGTCTACGCCAACGAGGCCGACGACCTCGCGTTCGAACGCTGCGAGACGGCGGGCGACGCCCTCGCCGAGGGAACGGACGTCGAGATCCAGGTCGCCGCCGGCCCCGACGAGTACCGGGCCGGCGAGCGGACGATGGCGCTCGAATCGCTCGAAGGCGCCGACCGGATCGAGGCCCGCCGGACCCCGCCCGGCCCCGAGGAACACGGGCTGTTCGGGCGCCCGACGG
The sequence above is drawn from the Halalkalicoccus subterraneus genome and encodes:
- a CDS encoding NADH-ubiquinone oxidoreductase-F iron-sulfur binding region domain-containing protein; this encodes MTMERGTSDETRVVRVCSADGARHADVLESAREVASSVPVVEVGSLGHTALAPVVLATDGGRTGFYVDCSPTEVRGLVERMEDGEFPTEDARHVVEHDPDIRRLPTPETGPLAVGRREALGPCGWLAPAFPEDYGRLIAEDAREDPDGLCEDVAALGLLGRGRGDGCHDEPIAPAWDAVREADGEPVVVVNGNEADPAAADRLLLEGASVAVLDGALAVAAAVGAEDVVVYANEADDLAFERCETAGDALAEGTDVEIQVAAGPDEYRAGERTMALESLEGADRIEARRTPPGPEEHGLFGRPTAIHTPRTLAQLRTALLEPDDFEPDDADPGTRIVTVAGEERATVELSTGSSLETALGAVPREGFKIACVGGRFGGFTRSLETPMSAPALRSSNLGTNGVIELFDGSHCTVALAGKRASFAREANCGRCVPCREGSKQLVELLRAIYDGEYDTGSIRELSRVMRRTSTCYFGRAASRPVTTAMDAFETEFAAHARGQCLAGECTDDQPASRPGSTVES
- a CDS encoding heterodisulfide reductase-related iron-sulfur binding cluster, encoding MQVLQTGGEITRETFWQIGPLGKGMFYFLSAVALLVFGYGVYARFARYTGGDADPRDRLDNLGSRVVTAARIVGSNEKQFDRDLYGGLMHTFVMWGFLVLLIGTTILFIDMDFYRPLTGESFWVGEFYLAYALVLDAFGLLFVVGLGMAMYRRYVVRNERLWGKHTSLEDDAFVWTLFLLGVGGFLVQGIGMVGQEIRAEETVSFVGVFTAGLLEAGGLTPAGAAAVYPWVWWHHSLLALAFVAWVPYAKPFHMLSSFANVVARDEKAGRVLPNVPADLDATNAESIDDFTWKELLDQDACTKCGRCSSVCPAKASGRPLDPRDVILDLKGYRESLDAGSEDRPIIADGGASVIDAETMESCMACMACMDACPVEIEHLSSFTRMNRQLTDQGDVDSNVQSVFQDVMQKGNTFGEPQRKRAKWTEELEFDIADAREEDVEYLWYVGDYPSFDDRNKRVARSLAKLFEQADVSFGILFDDEKYDGNDVRRVGEEFLYLELAGHHVETFEECAFEKIVCTDPHSYNTMKNEYPEIDFEEFADDPMMPFEYEERWNAEGEIEVLHWTQAVEDLVREGRLGLSGTELNYTVTYHDPCHLGRYNDEYEAPRELVQATGCDLHEMPRNRADSFCCGGGGGGLWMEFDEDPKPSEERLREALEDTEAGGAVEKFVVACPMCTTMFEDGRKTGGFEEELEVVDVAELLIEAVESKREVAAD
- a CDS encoding TIGR00725 family protein — translated: MRISVIGGGTIGDEDTTVARRVGELLGERGHTLVCGGRTGVMEAACRGAKEEGGDTIGILPSTDPNEANDYVDVPIVTGIGNARNVLVALNGEGVIAIDGSYGTLSEIAHALDFGRSVAGLGTHDVAGVQAVASPEAAVKYVEDA